A part of Agromyces protaetiae genomic DNA contains:
- a CDS encoding sugar phosphate isomerase/epimerase family protein, protein MVHHSVSLQLYSVRDALEADPVGTIDRVAALGFTAVESGFKALTAHPELVDAIHRNDLATPTMTSPLFRVADREAVWALAKRLGAHTVVETFIPEEHWTSVEDVDAIAAELNASAAEAAAHGLRVGYHNHWWELETRFDGVQAMELLIDRLVPEVILEIDAYWVAVGGEDAVAFVGRHADRIRYLHLKDGPIDRENTHQRPAGTGSMPIRELIAAATSLEGVVVEFDAYDGDVFAASEQSRLYLTGIVGGSVETGSVETGAVETGTVETGANA, encoded by the coding sequence GTGGTCCACCACTCCGTCTCACTCCAGCTCTACAGCGTGCGCGACGCACTCGAGGCCGACCCCGTCGGCACGATCGACCGGGTCGCCGCGCTCGGTTTCACCGCCGTCGAATCGGGCTTCAAGGCGCTCACCGCGCACCCCGAACTCGTCGACGCGATCCACCGCAACGACCTCGCGACGCCCACCATGACGTCGCCCCTCTTCCGCGTCGCCGACCGCGAGGCCGTCTGGGCGCTCGCGAAGCGCCTCGGGGCGCACACCGTCGTCGAGACGTTCATCCCCGAAGAGCACTGGACGAGCGTCGAAGACGTCGACGCGATCGCCGCCGAGCTCAACGCGTCGGCCGCAGAAGCCGCCGCGCACGGCCTGCGCGTCGGCTACCACAACCACTGGTGGGAGCTCGAGACGCGCTTCGACGGCGTGCAGGCGATGGAGCTCCTCATCGACCGTCTCGTGCCCGAGGTGATCCTCGAGATCGACGCCTACTGGGTCGCCGTCGGCGGCGAGGACGCCGTCGCGTTCGTCGGCCGCCACGCCGACCGCATCCGCTACCTGCACCTGAAAGACGGCCCCATCGACCGCGAGAACACCCACCAGCGTCCCGCGGGCACCGGTTCGATGCCGATCCGCGAGCTCATCGCCGCCGCGACCTCGCTCGAGGGCGTCGTCGTCGAGTTCGACGCCTACGACGGCGACGTGTTCGCCGCGTCGGAACAGAGCCGCCTCTATCTCACGGGCATCGTGGGCGGCAGCGTCGAGACCGGCAGCGTCGAGACCGGCGCCGTCGAGACCGGCACCGTCGAGACCGGGGCGAACGCGTGA
- a CDS encoding mandelate racemase/muconate lactonizing enzyme family protein, whose translation MRITGYEVFPFANPTPEIGGPVWLFVRLDTDEGVSGYGEVFGSSLYSPPLTLAAVISDFIREFAVGGNPFETERFIHRVYNSHYTRSGDLGKFAIASAVEIAMWDIQGKALDRPVHELLGGRMRDAVRMYSYISATPGLSSDAFWADDDAIRARCADLVATGFTALKLDPFPLLTSDDDLAGQVVPVQPTERQLDEAERIIAAVHDGLAGKASLIVGTHGQFTASGAVRVARRIERFDPLWFEEPVPPELPFEMAEVAKHTGVPIAAGERLAGKAGFATLARLQAANIFNLDVTQVGGLLESKKVAALAEANGIQVTPHVFGGPLVAAASLQLALTLPNLLIMEGNGVYDGTYADLLVDPIDWRDGMLHPSERPGMGHDLNEEYARAHPVTTEAFQYRRPATSYL comes from the coding sequence ATGCGCATCACCGGCTACGAAGTGTTCCCGTTCGCGAACCCCACACCCGAGATCGGCGGCCCGGTCTGGCTCTTCGTCCGACTCGACACCGACGAGGGCGTCTCGGGGTACGGCGAGGTCTTCGGGTCCTCCCTCTACTCGCCGCCCCTCACCCTCGCGGCGGTCATCTCCGACTTCATCCGCGAGTTCGCCGTCGGCGGGAACCCCTTCGAGACCGAGCGATTCATCCACCGGGTCTACAACAGCCACTACACGCGAAGCGGCGACCTCGGGAAGTTCGCGATCGCGAGCGCCGTCGAGATCGCCATGTGGGACATCCAGGGCAAAGCGCTCGACCGCCCCGTCCACGAGCTCCTCGGCGGCCGCATGCGCGACGCCGTGCGCATGTACAGCTACATCTCAGCCACCCCCGGACTCTCCTCCGACGCGTTCTGGGCCGACGACGACGCCATCCGCGCGCGCTGCGCCGACCTCGTCGCGACGGGCTTCACGGCGCTCAAGCTCGACCCCTTCCCCCTCCTCACGAGCGACGATGACCTCGCCGGCCAGGTCGTGCCCGTGCAGCCCACCGAGCGACAGCTCGACGAGGCCGAACGCATCATCGCCGCCGTCCACGACGGCCTCGCGGGCAAGGCGTCGCTCATCGTCGGCACCCACGGCCAGTTCACCGCCTCGGGTGCCGTGCGCGTCGCCCGCCGCATCGAACGGTTCGACCCGCTGTGGTTCGAGGAGCCCGTGCCCCCGGAGCTCCCCTTCGAGATGGCCGAGGTCGCCAAGCACACGGGCGTCCCGATCGCCGCGGGCGAGCGCCTCGCCGGCAAGGCCGGGTTCGCGACCCTCGCGCGCCTGCAGGCCGCGAACATATTCAACCTCGACGTCACCCAGGTGGGCGGCCTCCTCGAGTCGAAGAAGGTCGCGGCGCTCGCCGAGGCGAACGGCATCCAGGTGACGCCCCACGTCTTCGGCGGTCCGCTCGTCGCCGCAGCGTCGCTGCAACTCGCGCTGACCCTCCCGAACCTCCTCATCATGGAGGGCAACGGCGTCTACGACGGCACCTACGCCGACCTGCTCGTCGACCCGATCGACTGGCGCGACGGAATGCTCCACCCCTCGGAGCGCCCCGGGATGGGACATGATCTCAACGAGGAGTACGCGCGGGCGCATCCCGTGACGACCGAGGCGTTCCAGTACCGGCGTCCGGCGACGTCGTACCTGTGA
- a CDS encoding MFS transporter: protein MTAPGDRLDPGATEPIPVIGERQGFRDTFSALAVFNYRLYFLAQIFANTGGWMQRVAIDWLVLELTGDVGLVGLTVSLQFAPTLILGAWAGVVSDRFSRRRLLIGTQTVGVVVNAVLATFVLTGVVQTWQVMVAAAVLGTSTAIDAPARAAFMSEMVGPARLRNAISLNAGVFHLGGLAGPAVSGAMIVVIGSGWSIAVNAGTSLVAVVALLSMRKRELRPAPQAVRARGQIREAIRYAASKPTIRWPIVLLAFVSVFGMNLPVLLAAAADDRYGTGAAGYGLYSSLAALGAFLGALTSARRRTLRLRSIVAAACAYGLVTAFAGLAPWYFAFLSALVGLGLARLLFATGAESMTQLSTNLVIRGRIMSFYFMVLLGGQALGGVIIGFVAEQFGPQAGFVVAGAVPALAALVIGIGLARARELRLAFDLRRPWRPVRIEPRRERPAA, encoded by the coding sequence ATGACGGCGCCCGGCGACCGGCTCGACCCGGGAGCGACCGAGCCCATTCCCGTGATCGGCGAACGACAGGGCTTCCGCGACACCTTCTCCGCCCTCGCGGTCTTCAACTACCGGCTCTACTTCCTCGCCCAGATCTTCGCGAACACGGGCGGCTGGATGCAGCGCGTCGCGATCGACTGGCTCGTGCTCGAACTCACGGGCGACGTCGGCCTCGTCGGCCTCACCGTGAGCCTCCAGTTCGCACCGACCCTGATCCTCGGTGCGTGGGCGGGCGTCGTCTCCGACCGGTTCTCGAGGCGGCGCCTCCTCATCGGCACCCAGACCGTCGGCGTCGTCGTGAACGCCGTGCTCGCGACGTTCGTGCTCACGGGCGTCGTGCAGACGTGGCAGGTCATGGTCGCGGCGGCCGTGCTCGGAACGTCGACCGCGATCGACGCGCCCGCGCGTGCGGCGTTCATGAGCGAGATGGTCGGCCCCGCGCGCCTCCGTAACGCGATCAGCCTCAACGCGGGCGTCTTCCACCTCGGCGGACTCGCCGGGCCCGCCGTGAGCGGCGCGATGATCGTCGTCATCGGGTCGGGCTGGTCGATCGCCGTCAACGCCGGCACGTCGCTCGTCGCCGTCGTCGCGCTGCTGTCGATGCGCAAGCGCGAGCTGCGCCCGGCGCCCCAGGCGGTGCGCGCACGGGGGCAGATCCGCGAGGCGATCCGGTACGCGGCATCCAAACCGACGATCCGCTGGCCCATCGTGCTCCTCGCGTTCGTCTCGGTGTTCGGGATGAACCTCCCCGTGCTGCTCGCGGCGGCCGCCGACGACCGGTACGGCACAGGGGCCGCGGGATACGGCCTCTACAGCTCGCTCGCCGCGCTCGGTGCCTTCCTCGGCGCCCTCACCTCGGCGAGGCGTCGGACCCTCCGGCTGCGGAGCATCGTCGCGGCGGCGTGCGCGTACGGGCTCGTCACGGCGTTCGCGGGGCTCGCGCCCTGGTACTTCGCGTTCCTGTCGGCGCTCGTCGGGCTGGGCCTCGCGCGCCTGCTGTTCGCGACGGGCGCCGAGTCGATGACCCAGCTCTCGACGAACCTCGTCATCCGCGGGCGCATCATGTCGTTCTACTTCATGGTGCTGCTCGGCGGGCAGGCGCTCGGCGGCGTCATCATCGGATTCGTCGCCGAGCAGTTCGGCCCGCAGGCCGGCTTCGTCGTCGCGGGCGCCGTCCCCGCGCTCGCCGCGCTCGTCATCGGCATCGGGCTCGCGCGGGCGCGCGAGCTGCGGCTCGCGTTCGACCTGCGCCGGCCGTGGCGGCCCGTGCGCATCGAGCCGCGCCGGGAGCGGCCGGCGGCGTAG
- the uxaC gene encoding glucuronate isomerase, producing MSALRPHPDRLLPADPAVRAVARRLYDEVADAPILSPHGHVDAGMLLRDDSFPDPATLFVTPDHYVTRLLHANGVPLERLGVRQKRESASPDSRDAWRAFCEHWDDFLATPVRFWIESELHDVFGVDVQPSAATADELFDQLSERLAQPEFRPRALFERFRIEVLATTDDPADDLAAHRALAADPTFTGRVIPTFRPDRYLDPTAPGWAADLDRLAAASGVDCGTHAGFLDALRARRAAFASAGATSTDTGAPDAHCEPLSDADAERIHRAGLAGTATPEQGVAYRRSMLFRLAEMSADDGLVMQLHAGVIRNHHRPTFDAFGPDTGHDLPAPGGFTRALTPILERFGTSETFRIVLFTLDETLFSRDIGPLAGFYPSVYAGAPWWFLDTPAAIARYRAAVTDSAGVAKTSGFIDDTRAFCSIPARHDMSRRADAAWLAGLVTTHQLGEDEAAGIARRLVDDIPRATFRLG from the coding sequence ATGAGCGCGCTGCGCCCCCACCCCGACCGCCTGCTGCCTGCCGACCCGGCGGTGCGCGCCGTCGCGCGCCGCCTGTACGACGAGGTCGCGGATGCGCCGATCCTCTCGCCGCACGGACACGTCGACGCCGGCATGCTCCTGCGCGACGACTCGTTCCCCGACCCCGCGACGCTCTTCGTGACGCCCGACCACTACGTGACCCGGCTCCTGCACGCGAACGGCGTGCCGCTCGAGCGGCTCGGCGTCCGGCAGAAGCGTGAAAGCGCCTCGCCCGACTCCCGCGACGCGTGGCGCGCGTTCTGCGAGCACTGGGACGACTTCCTCGCCACACCCGTGCGGTTCTGGATCGAGTCCGAGCTGCACGACGTCTTCGGCGTCGACGTGCAGCCCTCGGCGGCGACGGCCGACGAGCTGTTCGACCAGCTGTCGGAACGGCTCGCGCAGCCCGAGTTCCGGCCGCGGGCGCTCTTCGAGCGGTTCCGCATCGAGGTGCTCGCGACGACCGACGACCCCGCCGACGACCTCGCCGCCCACCGCGCGCTCGCGGCCGATCCGACGTTCACGGGCCGGGTCATCCCGACCTTCCGCCCTGACCGCTACCTCGACCCGACCGCACCGGGATGGGCCGCCGACCTCGACCGGCTCGCCGCCGCGTCGGGCGTCGACTGCGGCACGCACGCGGGGTTCCTCGACGCGCTCCGCGCGCGGCGCGCGGCGTTCGCCTCCGCGGGGGCGACCTCGACCGACACGGGCGCGCCGGACGCGCACTGCGAGCCGCTGTCCGACGCCGACGCCGAGCGCATCCACCGCGCCGGGCTTGCGGGCACGGCGACGCCCGAGCAGGGCGTCGCGTACCGGCGCAGCATGCTCTTCCGCCTCGCCGAGATGAGCGCCGACGACGGGCTCGTCATGCAGTTGCACGCGGGCGTCATCCGCAACCACCACCGTCCGACGTTCGACGCCTTCGGGCCCGACACCGGCCACGACCTGCCCGCCCCCGGCGGGTTCACGCGGGCGCTCACGCCGATCCTCGAGCGCTTCGGGACATCCGAGACGTTTCGCATCGTGCTCTTCACGCTCGACGAGACCCTCTTCAGCCGCGACATCGGCCCCCTCGCGGGGTTCTACCCGAGCGTCTACGCGGGCGCCCCGTGGTGGTTCCTCGACACGCCCGCCGCGATCGCGCGCTACCGCGCGGCCGTGACCGACAGCGCGGGCGTCGCGAAGACGAGCGGCTTCATCGACGACACGCGCGCGTTCTGCTCGATCCCGGCGCGGCACGACATGTCGAGACGGGCGGATGCCGCGTGGCTCGCCGGGCTCGTGACGACCCACCAGCTCGGCGAAGACGAGGCCGCGGGCATCGCGCGACGGCTCGTCGACGACATCCCGCGGGCGACGTTCCGACTCGGATAG
- a CDS encoding LacI family DNA-binding transcriptional regulator: MTQPTGAGTDRPATLADIAAATGVAVSTVSRALSNPSRVNRETRERIERVAADLDYVANGHARALTSGRTGAIAVLIADVTNPFYFGVLRGAQQQSRAAGYTQILVDTDESGELEDQVLKRLRRSYDGALLAASRLSDRRLAALAQEIPLVALNRQTAGVPSVFIDSPSGVEQALEHLVSLGHRRIAYASGPRTSFSNAGRWRAMRRAGARLGVEPILVGPFSSRQSAGAAAAEAVLNADVTACIAFNDLLAIGMLTRLRERGVDVPGDLSIVGCDDIFGADFCNPPLTTLTAPVEQAGRTAVAMLLARLEESRLPVANSTLPTHLTVRASTGPVPDHRSDR; this comes from the coding sequence ATGACCCAGCCGACGGGGGCGGGGACGGACCGCCCGGCGACCCTCGCAGACATCGCCGCAGCCACGGGAGTGGCCGTGTCGACCGTGTCGCGCGCACTCAGCAATCCGAGCCGTGTGAACCGTGAGACGCGAGAGCGCATCGAACGCGTCGCGGCCGACCTCGACTACGTCGCGAACGGTCACGCGCGCGCCCTCACGTCGGGCCGCACGGGCGCGATCGCCGTCCTCATCGCCGACGTCACGAACCCCTTCTACTTCGGCGTGCTGCGGGGCGCGCAGCAGCAGTCCCGCGCGGCCGGGTACACGCAGATCCTCGTCGACACCGACGAGAGCGGCGAGCTCGAGGACCAGGTGCTGAAGCGCCTGCGTCGCAGCTACGACGGCGCGTTGCTCGCGGCATCCCGACTCTCCGACCGCCGCCTCGCGGCGCTCGCGCAGGAGATCCCGCTCGTCGCCCTCAATCGCCAGACCGCGGGCGTGCCGAGCGTCTTCATCGACAGCCCGAGCGGCGTCGAGCAGGCCCTCGAGCACCTCGTCTCACTCGGGCACCGGCGCATCGCCTATGCGTCAGGCCCGCGCACGTCGTTCTCGAACGCGGGCCGGTGGCGCGCGATGCGCCGCGCGGGCGCGCGCCTCGGCGTCGAGCCGATCCTCGTGGGCCCGTTCTCGTCGCGGCAGAGCGCGGGAGCCGCGGCGGCCGAAGCGGTGCTCAACGCGGATGTCACGGCCTGCATCGCGTTCAACGACCTTCTCGCGATCGGCATGCTCACGCGGCTGCGCGAGCGTGGGGTGGATGTCCCGGGCGACCTGTCGATCGTCGGCTGCGACGACATCTTCGGCGCCGACTTCTGCAACCCGCCGCTCACGACCCTCACGGCCCCCGTCGAGCAAGCCGGCCGCACGGCGGTCGCGATGCTCCTCGCGCGGCTCGAGGAGTCGCGGCTCCCCGTCGCGAACTCGACCCTTCCCACCCACTTGACTGTGCGGGCCTCGACCGGCCCCGTGCCCGATCACCGGAGCGACCGATGA
- a CDS encoding sugar phosphate isomerase/epimerase family protein yields MSDRPTTTWRLSGFGDEIDADPVIQLAVLEAVGARAIEVRSAWGDNIVDLDGERLDTLAALVRDRGMQVSAIASPVGKAEVALPVEHELERLGRAIRAAHALEASFIRIFSFYRAPDRTPDDVRDDVLERMAALARLAEREGVTLVHENEKEIYGDVPERVLDLVESVGSARLRVAWDNANFVQVGVRPFTDGYALLRPHLAYLQVKDARMGSGEVVPAGEGDGELLETLTALRDDGYEGFASLEPHLVVAGHSIGYSGPAGFGRAARAFRALTERIGVGLA; encoded by the coding sequence GTGAGCGATCGGCCGACGACGACGTGGCGGCTTTCGGGCTTCGGCGACGAGATCGACGCCGACCCGGTCATCCAGCTCGCGGTGCTCGAAGCCGTCGGCGCACGTGCGATCGAAGTCCGGAGCGCGTGGGGCGACAACATCGTCGATCTCGACGGCGAGCGCCTCGACACCCTCGCCGCCCTCGTCCGCGACCGCGGCATGCAGGTCTCGGCGATCGCCTCGCCCGTCGGCAAGGCCGAGGTCGCGCTGCCCGTCGAGCACGAGCTCGAACGCCTCGGCCGGGCCATCCGGGCGGCGCACGCGCTCGAGGCATCCTTCATCAGGATCTTCTCCTTCTACCGCGCGCCCGACCGGACGCCCGACGACGTGCGCGACGACGTGCTCGAGCGCATGGCCGCGCTCGCGCGCCTCGCCGAGCGCGAGGGCGTCACCCTCGTGCACGAGAACGAGAAGGAGATCTACGGCGACGTCCCCGAGCGCGTGCTCGACCTCGTCGAGTCGGTCGGCTCCGCCCGGCTCCGCGTCGCGTGGGACAACGCCAACTTCGTGCAGGTCGGCGTGCGGCCGTTCACCGACGGCTATGCGCTCCTCCGCCCGCACCTCGCGTACCTGCAGGTGAAGGACGCCCGCATGGGCTCGGGCGAGGTCGTGCCCGCGGGCGAGGGCGACGGCGAACTGCTCGAAACGCTCACCGCCCTGCGCGACGACGGCTACGAGGGCTTCGCCTCCCTCGAACCGCACCTCGTCGTCGCGGGGCATTCGATCGGCTACTCGGGCCCCGCCGGCTTCGGCCGGGCCGCACGCGCGTTCCGCGCACTCACGGAGAGGATCGGGGTCGGACTGGCATGA
- a CDS encoding Gfo/Idh/MocA family protein: MTTAKPTTAQPTALRAAIVGCGIIGLNHARAIARVDGIDVAVLVDPFVDAAERLAGVVVEELGAPRPAVFADLDDALARSRPDVVVICTPSGMHVEQAAASLDAGAHVVIEKPLDVDLARARRIQELADGAERSGTLVSVISQHRFDPASVAVAQAVRSGGLGRITSAVASVAWWRSQAYYDSGQWRGTWELDGGGALMNQGVHTVDLLLWFLGRPVEVSAQTARLAHERIEVEDVAVATVRFESGALAVLHATTAAYPGTGVRLSVLGSLGSAIIQDDQLEYLHAWVETDVADGNASQNQAAEILGPGDLVGTPKPADAFVIGHARQYVDIVSSIRDGAAPGVRVADAVTALAVVRSVYLSARLGRPIRVDEVLAGAFDETPIALDPGEHHQIRHENTGAAA, from the coding sequence ATGACCACTGCGAAGCCCACCACGGCACAGCCCACTGCACTGCGCGCCGCCATCGTCGGCTGCGGCATCATCGGACTCAACCATGCACGCGCCATCGCCCGCGTCGACGGCATCGACGTCGCCGTCCTCGTCGACCCCTTCGTCGACGCGGCCGAACGGCTCGCGGGCGTCGTCGTCGAGGAGCTCGGCGCTCCGCGCCCCGCAGTGTTCGCCGACCTCGACGACGCGCTCGCACGCTCGCGCCCAGACGTCGTCGTCATCTGCACGCCGAGCGGCATGCACGTCGAACAGGCCGCGGCCTCCCTCGACGCGGGCGCGCACGTCGTCATCGAGAAGCCGCTCGACGTCGACCTCGCCCGGGCCCGCCGCATCCAAGAGCTCGCCGACGGGGCCGAGCGGAGCGGCACGCTCGTCTCGGTCATCAGCCAGCACCGCTTCGACCCCGCGTCGGTCGCCGTCGCGCAGGCCGTGCGCAGCGGCGGGCTTGGACGCATCACGAGCGCCGTGGCATCCGTGGCCTGGTGGCGCAGCCAGGCGTACTACGACTCGGGCCAGTGGCGCGGCACGTGGGAGCTCGACGGCGGCGGCGCCCTCATGAACCAGGGCGTGCACACCGTCGACCTGCTGCTCTGGTTCCTCGGCCGGCCCGTCGAGGTGTCGGCGCAGACCGCGCGCCTCGCGCACGAGCGCATCGAGGTCGAAGACGTCGCCGTCGCGACCGTGCGCTTCGAGTCGGGCGCGCTCGCCGTGCTGCACGCGACGACGGCCGCCTACCCCGGCACGGGCGTGCGGCTCTCGGTGCTCGGGTCGCTCGGCTCGGCGATCATCCAGGACGACCAGCTCGAGTACCTGCATGCGTGGGTCGAGACGGATGTCGCGGACGGCAACGCCTCGCAGAACCAGGCCGCCGAGATCCTCGGCCCGGGCGACCTCGTCGGCACGCCGAAGCCCGCCGACGCCTTCGTCATCGGGCACGCCCGCCAGTACGTCGACATCGTCTCGAGCATCCGCGACGGCGCCGCGCCCGGCGTGCGCGTCGCCGACGCCGTCACGGCCCTCGCCGTCGTGCGCTCCGTCTACCTTTCGGCGCGGCTCGGCCGGCCCATTCGGGTCGACGAGGTGCTCGCGGGGGCCTTCGACGAGACGCCCATCGCCCTCGACCCGGGCGAGCACCACCAGATCCGCCACGAGAACACAGGAGCCGCAGCGTGA
- a CDS encoding sugar phosphate isomerase/epimerase family protein, producing the protein MKFSVFTASTPDWTPAEAVRHLADQGWDGIEWRVTDQEPATPPGFWAGNLATVPMTGLEASVEKIKRLTLDAGLEFSGVGGYAKAYDHDGVERMLAATAALGARQVRVTMPATGSGEYRELFAQTRDDLEWAAERAKHHGVKALVELHHRTITSSASAAIRLVDGLDPNHVGVIHDLGNLVIEGQEDALSGFQILGEYLAHVHVKNAGWWPTDERRADGGVVWREDWAPLRTGQGDVLGYFEALAEHGYDGWVAIEDFSTELPLVARTRDNLAYLREVQNLVRGRRAA; encoded by the coding sequence GTGAAATTCTCGGTCTTCACCGCATCCACCCCCGACTGGACCCCCGCCGAGGCGGTGCGCCACCTCGCCGACCAGGGCTGGGACGGCATCGAGTGGCGCGTGACCGATCAGGAGCCCGCGACACCGCCCGGGTTCTGGGCGGGCAACCTCGCGACCGTGCCGATGACGGGCCTCGAGGCATCCGTCGAGAAGATCAAGCGGTTGACGCTCGACGCCGGACTCGAGTTCAGCGGCGTCGGCGGCTACGCGAAGGCCTACGACCACGACGGCGTCGAGCGGATGCTCGCGGCGACCGCCGCCCTCGGCGCGCGCCAGGTGCGCGTGACGATGCCCGCGACGGGCTCGGGGGAGTACCGCGAGCTCTTCGCGCAGACCCGCGACGACCTCGAGTGGGCCGCCGAGCGCGCGAAGCACCACGGCGTGAAGGCGCTCGTCGAGCTCCACCACCGCACGATCACGTCGTCGGCGTCGGCCGCGATCCGGCTCGTCGACGGGCTCGACCCGAACCACGTCGGCGTCATCCACGACCTCGGCAACCTCGTCATCGAAGGCCAGGAGGACGCCCTGTCGGGCTTCCAGATCCTCGGCGAGTACCTCGCGCACGTGCATGTCAAGAACGCGGGCTGGTGGCCGACCGACGAGCGTCGCGCCGACGGCGGGGTCGTGTGGCGCGAGGACTGGGCGCCGCTGCGCACGGGCCAGGGCGACGTGCTGGGATACTTCGAGGCGCTCGCCGAGCACGGGTACGACGGCTGGGTCGCGATCGAGGACTTCTCGACCGAGCTCCCGCTCGTAGCGCGCACGCGCGACAACCTCGCCTACCTGCGCGAGGTGCAGAACCTCGTGCGGGGCCGCCGTGCCGCCTGA
- a CDS encoding mannitol dehydrogenase family protein, which yields MPPETGHERTTHPPVRLAHLGLGAFHRAHQAWYTHRANLAAAGLNGEAGGSDGGSGAASVGSAAGWGIAAFTGRRPDAAAALAAQDGVYTLVERDADGDRAEVVESIVAAYDGADASHWHAVLADPAVGVLTTTITEGGYRGDAPARIASGLAARRAAGAGPIAIVACDNLRGNGALLRDAVLAAAAEAGPDTSAADSSGRDEGLAPWIAANVSFVDTVVDRITPATTDADRDAVRALTGADDPMAVVAEPFSEWILAGRFPAGRPAWELAGARFVDDLEPYEQRKLWLLNAAHSLLAYAGRPLGFETVDAAFADPALRARVEALWGEQRAVIDLPAREVDDAVAALRRRFANPRIRHSLEQIGRDGTFKLPPRILDPLERRRAAGLPDGVEQLRVLADWAAYVERFGPTDEPSRRLAAETSEASDIIALLSQPTLTPGGTP from the coding sequence GTGCCGCCTGAGACGGGGCACGAGCGGACGACGCATCCGCCCGTCCGCCTCGCGCATCTCGGCCTCGGCGCCTTCCACCGCGCCCACCAGGCCTGGTACACGCATCGTGCGAACCTCGCTGCCGCCGGCCTCAACGGCGAGGCCGGCGGCAGCGACGGGGGATCGGGCGCCGCGTCGGTCGGAAGTGCCGCGGGCTGGGGGATCGCCGCGTTCACGGGGCGCCGCCCCGACGCGGCGGCGGCGCTCGCGGCGCAGGACGGCGTCTACACGCTCGTCGAACGCGACGCCGACGGCGATCGCGCCGAGGTCGTCGAGTCGATCGTCGCGGCCTACGACGGGGCGGATGCCTCGCACTGGCACGCCGTGCTCGCCGACCCCGCGGTCGGGGTACTCACGACGACGATCACCGAGGGCGGATACCGGGGCGACGCGCCCGCGCGCATCGCGAGCGGACTCGCCGCCCGTCGCGCGGCGGGCGCCGGGCCGATCGCGATCGTCGCGTGCGACAACCTGCGCGGCAACGGCGCGCTCCTCCGCGACGCGGTGCTCGCGGCTGCCGCCGAGGCGGGCCCCGACACATCCGCCGCCGACTCCTCGGGGCGCGACGAGGGCCTCGCACCCTGGATCGCCGCGAATGTCTCCTTCGTCGACACCGTCGTCGACCGCATCACGCCCGCGACGACCGACGCCGACCGCGACGCCGTGCGCGCACTCACGGGCGCCGACGACCCCATGGCGGTCGTCGCCGAGCCGTTCAGCGAGTGGATCCTCGCGGGCCGATTCCCCGCCGGCCGTCCCGCGTGGGAGCTCGCGGGCGCCAGGTTCGTGGACGACCTCGAGCCCTACGAGCAGCGCAAGCTCTGGCTCCTGAACGCCGCGCACTCGCTCCTCGCCTATGCGGGCCGCCCGCTCGGATTCGAGACGGTCGACGCCGCGTTCGCCGACCCCGCGCTCCGCGCGCGCGTCGAGGCGCTGTGGGGCGAGCAGCGCGCCGTCATCGACCTGCCCGCGCGGGAGGTCGACGACGCCGTCGCCGCGCTCCGCCGCCGCTTCGCGAACCCGCGCATCCGCCACTCGCTCGAGCAGATCGGGCGCGACGGCACCTTCAAGCTGCCGCCGCGCATCCTCGACCCCCTCGAGCGGCGCCGCGCCGCCGGACTGCCCGATGGCGTCGAGCAGCTCCGTGTGCTCGCCGACTGGGCCGCCTACGTCGAGCGCTTCGGGCCGACCGACGAGCCGTCGAGGCGGCTCGCGGCCGAGACATCCGAAGCATCCGACATCATCGCTCTCCTCTCCCAACCGACTCTCACCCCAGGAGGAACGCCGTGA